The following coding sequences are from one Candidatus Aegiribacteria sp. window:
- the nuoE gene encoding NADH-quinone oxidoreductase subunit NuoE, which translates to MNRNPQEIVSDAVAKYGSGREAVVQILTEINRELGYIPEEAIVAVACAVGVSNAEIYSVISFYSFFKTEPRGRNIIRLCTTISCEMNGSREILETIEAELGIKAGATTPDGRITLETTSCIGLCDQAPAMLVNDAPHTRLTPDETRRIIAGLE; encoded by the coding sequence GTGAACCGCAATCCACAGGAAATCGTTTCCGATGCAGTGGCTAAGTACGGATCCGGCAGAGAAGCGGTTGTACAGATTCTTACCGAAATCAACAGGGAACTGGGTTATATCCCTGAGGAAGCTATTGTTGCTGTTGCATGCGCAGTTGGTGTAAGCAACGCTGAAATTTACAGTGTGATCTCATTTTACTCGTTCTTCAAAACAGAACCCAGAGGACGGAATATCATACGCCTTTGCACGACGATCAGTTGCGAAATGAATGGCTCCCGCGAAATTCTTGAGACCATTGAGGCAGAGCTTGGTATAAAAGCAGGCGCCACAACACCTGACGGCAGGATAACTCTCGAAACTACAAGCTGCATCGGACTATGCGATCAGGCACCGGCAATGCTTGTAAACGATGCTCCCCATACCCGGCTGACACCGGATGAAACCCGCAGAATTATCGCGGGTCTGGAATAG
- a CDS encoding response regulator, producing MVDKIRVLLVDDDPDFIEANSIVLEACGFEVLSASSGADGLRMVKEENPDVVILDVMMEHTDEGFAVARRIRSRLRNNVPIIMLTSVGEVTGYDFNPEENPDFFPVDIFLEKPVPPAILVNRIREVLKKGEDQ from the coding sequence GACCCGGATTTCATTGAAGCCAACAGCATTGTGCTTGAAGCCTGCGGGTTTGAAGTGCTGTCTGCATCGAGCGGCGCAGATGGACTCAGAATGGTCAAGGAAGAAAACCCGGATGTCGTGATACTTGATGTCATGATGGAGCATACAGACGAGGGTTTTGCAGTGGCCAGAAGAATTCGTTCAAGGCTCAGAAATAATGTTCCTATCATCATGCTCACTTCAGTTGGCGAAGTTACAGGTTACGATTTTAATCCTGAGGAGAATCCGGATTTCTTCCCTGTCGACATCTTCCTCGAAAAACCGGTTCCTCCTGCTATCCTTGTGAACAGGATACGTGAAGTGCTCAAGAAAGGAGAGGATCAGTGA